TTTTGGTGCGCTCCTGCGAATTTTTATCATCCGATTTTTCGGCGCATACGGAGAATATAAATGCCGGTGACGCTCCGGTTCGAGTTTTGCGCCGAGGATTCAATATCGCCAATGAATATATATTGATCGGTCCCGACAATTCCCGCCGCACTGTCTCTATGGAATTTCGTGACGATACGCGCCGCTTGAATTGCGACCCTGTTCGCCGTGCGGGATTGTATCGAATTATGAACGGAACCATTGAAAGCGACCGCTTTGCCGTTAATATTGATTCCGAAGAAGGTGATTTCTATACTACCGATTGGGATGAAATGGAATCGCGGTTTTCCGGAGCGTCTCGTATGCCTTCGGAGACATCAGTCGCCGGATTTCTCTCCGAAAAAAGATTCGGGCGGGAATTATGGCAGTTTTTTATTGCCGCTGCGCTTATTCTTTTGGCTTTGGAAATGCTCGTCGCTCGGGATCGCGGGGCGCCTTTAACCTCAGACGATTAATATAAAATGCTGCTTGCTTCATTATCAAATATCTCGAAGCGTTTTGATTCTCAGATCATCGTCGAAAACGCTTCTCTGGCGATTCAGGAAGGCCAAAAAATCGGGCTGGTCGGAAATAACGGGACCGGCAAAACCACTCTTTTCAATATCATTTCCGGAATCATGCGGCCGGATTCGGGCACGGTCGATTTCAAGAAAGGTACCACCGTCGGTTATGTGGCCCAGGAATTGCATGAGGAATTGGAATTATCACTATATGATTTTTGCTTTCTGGCCTATCCCAAAATCAATGACATCCGGCTGCAACTAATATCCCTCGAAGTTCAAATCTCCAGAGAAAATCCATCCGAAGAGATTCTGAGCGAATATCATATCCTGACTCAGGAATATGAAGAGATGGGAGGGTATCGCTTTGAGACCGAAGCCAAAATTGTTCTCGAGGGAATCGGTTTTAATCGTATGCAGATGAGTCGCAGGTTGGCGATTTTTTCCGGTGGCGAACGAAATCGAGCGCAAGTCGCGGCGGTATTGCTCGGTGGTTACGATTTATTGCTTTTGGACGAGCCAACCAATCACCTTGATATCAACGCCACTATCTGGCTCGAAAATTATATTTCAGGATCAAAATCAGCCTTTCTGATAATCTCGCATGATCGCCGTTTCCTTCAAAACACCGCCGAAAAAATCGCCGAACTGTCGCAGGGCAAGCTGGATCCGTATCATTGCCGCTTCGATGATTATCTTGAAGAACGCGAAAAAAAATTGAAGCTGGCCGAGCATCATTACCGTCATCAGCGAGAAGAAATTGTTCGCATCGAGGATTTTATCCGCCGGAATATGGCGGGGCAAAAAACCAAACAAGCGCAGTCGCGGCAAAAGTACTTGGCCCGCATGAAAAGGCTGGAAAAGCCGCATCGGGAAAATACACGACCGACATTTAAGATTCTTGACGGCGGGCGTTCATTCCGGCAGGTTGTCAAAGTCGATGACATGGTTATCGGTTACGATAATGTCCCCCTCGTCGATGAGATTGAGTTTGAACTTACCCGGGGAGATAGGGTGGGGATTATCGGCCCTAACGGGTGCGGTAAAACATCTCTTTTGAAAACTCTCGGCGGGTTTCTGGAACCGATTGCGGGCGAGATTACGATTGGAGGCAATGTCGATATCGCCTATTTCGACCAGGAGCTTTCCGATCTCAATCTTCAAAACGACGTTCTTTCTGAATTGTGGGAAATCGACCCGCTGGCCGAATCGGGGAGGCTCCGCTCATTTCTGGCGCGCTTTGGATTTATAGGAGAGGGTGTTTTTAAAAGAGTTTTTCAGCTTTCCGGGGGCGAAAAAACAAAGCTGTCTCTCGCCAAAATCTTATATCATCCCGCCAATCTTTTGATATTTGACGAGCCGACCAATCATCTTGATATTGTCTCGATTGAAGCGCTCGAAGAAGGCCTTAAAGAGTATAACGGAACTCTTATTGTCGTCAGCCACGACCGTTATTTTCTCGATAATGTCATTAACCATATCTTTGAGATTTCAGCCGGGTACATGCGCAAGTACCTTGGTAATTACAGTTACTATGTAGAAAAATCCGGCCCCGGGAATGTCACAGGCAAAACAGTTTCTGTCGAGAAAAAAGCCGCTTACGAAGAATTCAAAGAAAGAGGCCGCCGGAAATCGAGATATATGAAAAAACTGGCCCGACTGGGGGAAATGATTGCGGACGGCGAGGCTCGCCTGACTGATTTGGAGAAAGAAGAGATTCTTATCGATAAGGCTGACTGGCAAAAACTTAACGAAAATCATGCCGCCCGCCGGGAATTGGAAGAGCAAATCCTTTCATGGTATCTGGAAAAAGAGCAAATGGAAAAGGAACCGCCTCTTGACTAAAATTCTGGGCATATCCGGGTCGCCCGTTATCGGCTCATCAACCGAATTATTGGTCAGGGAAGTACTAAAAGGAGGTAAAGCGGCGGGAGCCAAAACGAAATATATCTATCTCAATGAACTGGACATAATGCCCTGCCAGGCTTGCGGCGAATCTCCCGACGACGGATATTGCTTTTTCAATGACGGCATGGATGAAGTTTATAAAGCATTCGACTGGTGCGATGCAATCGTCATCGGTTCCCCGATATATTTTGATTCGGTCTCGGCCCAGACAAAACTGTTTATAGATCGTTCTAATTGTTTCAGACATTATCGGCCCGAATCGCCGGAATTGATTATTCCCCGGATAGAAAAACGACGGAAAGGTATAATTATTCTCGTCGGCGGCAAGCGGGAAAAATTCGAACCGGCTCGAAAAGTTGTCGGGGGCTTTTTTGTCTGGGCCAATGTTGAACGATTCGGATTGATTTCCTATTCTCATTCGGGATTCGAAAAGGGCTCAGTCAAGAAAGATAAAAAAGTTATGAAAGAAGCATTTGAGACAGGCCAGAAAATATGCCGTGATGATTAGGCGGAAAGGTTGATTTGGGGACTTGATTTAGATTTACAAAAATATATATTGAAAAGTTATCGTTTTCGGGCTTTAACCGGCGCGATACTTATCTTATTGAAGGCGGCCTCGGCGGATTCAAGTGAAAACCGGCGGCGGAGAGTGAAATGATATACAGTTTTGACAGCAAAGATGACAATTATAATAAATTTGTAGCCGAGTTATCTGAACAACCTCTTGATTACGAAGTCATCAGCCGAGATAAAATTGTTATCAGAATTTTCGGCCATGTCGACGATGATCTGCGAAAACGACTCGACCAAATTTCGGGCAAGGGGAAATTAATATTAAAAAAAGCGGCCGATGACGTAACTCTGTTTAATGAAATCAAGCGTGGTAAGATTATTATCGCCGGACCCTGTTCGGTTGAATCGGAAAGTCAGATTGATGAGATCGCGGGATTTTTGTCAGGATTGGGAGTGAGATATTTGCGTGGTGGCGCGTTCAAGCCCCGGACGCAGAGCAGTTCATTTCAGGGGCTGGGCAAAGTCGGTTTGAAAATTCTATCGGAAGCGGCCGCGAAATATAATATGAAAGTCGTCACGGAGTTGATGGACAGGTCTCAATTGGATGAGGTGTATCAATACGCCGATATCATTCAGGTCGGTTCGCGGAATATGTTCAACTATACTCTGTTGACAGCCCTGGGCGCGGTCGATAAAACGATTTTATTCAAGCGCGGCATGGCGGCGACGATAGATGAATGGCTTCATGCCGCTGACTATATCCGCAAAGGAGGCAATGAACGAATAATCCTATGTGAGCGGGGAATTCGCACTTTCGAAAAACGTACCCGCTTTACTCTCGATGTTCTGGCTATTCCCATCGCCCGTCAATTAAGCGGACTACCGGTCATCGCGGATGCTTCGCATGCCGCGGGCGATAGAAAATTGGTTCCGCCCCTGGTCAAAGCGGCTCTGGCGGCGGGAGCCGACGGTATTATGGTCGAAGTTCATAATAATCCAAAAGATGCCCTATCCGACGGCGCGCAATCGATGACGTTTACCGATTTTAATAATCTTCTCGATGACCTCGCCAGTCTCGGCTACGAAATTGTCCATAAATCCCGGCGGCGTAATCCGGCCAAATTTTAGTCATGTCCGATAAAATAACATTCACCAACAAACAGGGCGAAAACGCTTCGGAAATTTTCGCTCAGGTCAAAGAGCTCTCGATTTCAATTAATCAACCCCTGCCGTTCATTATAGAAAAAGAAATTTCCCCTTTGGATATTCGGGCGCGGCTCAAGGATTTCGGACGGGGCGAAAAGTTTTACTTTCGAACCAGAGATAATCGAAACGAACTGGGAGCATTTAGGGCGGCGTTTTCCGCTTCACCCGAAAAGGCCGAAGAGATATTAAAGCTGTCACCTCAGGATAATTTATTCTTCTTGATTGCATTACGATTTACAAAATCCAAAAAAAAGGATGACGTCTGGGATGAATTTCCCGATGGATTGTGTTTCGTGCCTGAAATCATGATCCGGCGGCTGGATAATAAATATGTGATGCAATACTGCATGGTGATTGATTCTAAGATCGAGCCGGAAGAACTAAATAAGTATGGAAAAAATTATGAAGATTTGTCTGCGACGGAAAAATCGTCGCATTCGGATAATGTACCTGACTTGGAGCATAACCAATACCTGCCGGATAAGGAGGCATGGAACCGAATTATTTCAAAATGCCTGAACGCTATTAACGCCGGTGATTTGAAAAAAATCGTCATGTCCCGCCGGATCGACTATCGAGCCGTTTCTCCGATAAACCCGTTTGACCTGTTGATTTCGCTCGACAACAACCAGAAAAATAATTACGCCATGCTCTA
This is a stretch of genomic DNA from Candidatus Zixiibacteriota bacterium. It encodes these proteins:
- a CDS encoding isochorismate synthase, yielding MSDKITFTNKQGENASEIFAQVKELSISINQPLPFIIEKEISPLDIRARLKDFGRGEKFYFRTRDNRNELGAFRAAFSASPEKAEEILKLSPQDNLFFLIALRFTKSKKKDDVWDEFPDGLCFVPEIMIRRLDNKYVMQYCMVIDSKIEPEELNKYGKNYEDLSATEKSSHSDNVPDLEHNQYLPDKEAWNRIISKCLNAINAGDLKKIVMSRRIDYRAVSPINPFDLLISLDNNQKNNYAMLYQGKNGKSFISISPERLYRRENEKISVDALSSTVDRGETAEDDAKLERLLFDDAKLQREHQAVIDGVEKSLAALCNHPIKIDPPKVLKLSRIQHLLARITGQLKNDVGDRKIIETLPPTPAVGGTPREVAADMISQLEPFDRGWYAGPIGYWGKHESEIMVGIRSMAIEGERAHVYVGSGIVEGSNPDGEWRETESKNVMNSLIARTDVKI
- the aroF gene encoding 3-deoxy-7-phosphoheptulonate synthase, with the protein product MIYSFDSKDDNYNKFVAELSEQPLDYEVISRDKIVIRIFGHVDDDLRKRLDQISGKGKLILKKAADDVTLFNEIKRGKIIIAGPCSVESESQIDEIAGFLSGLGVRYLRGGAFKPRTQSSSFQGLGKVGLKILSEAAAKYNMKVVTELMDRSQLDEVYQYADIIQVGSRNMFNYTLLTALGAVDKTILFKRGMAATIDEWLHAADYIRKGGNERIILCERGIRTFEKRTRFTLDVLAIPIARQLSGLPVIADASHAAGDRKLVPPLVKAALAAGADGIMVEVHNNPKDALSDGAQSMTFTDFNNLLDDLASLGYEIVHKSRRRNPAKF
- a CDS encoding flavodoxin family protein, which produces MTKILGISGSPVIGSSTELLVREVLKGGKAAGAKTKYIYLNELDIMPCQACGESPDDGYCFFNDGMDEVYKAFDWCDAIVIGSPIYFDSVSAQTKLFIDRSNCFRHYRPESPELIIPRIEKRRKGIIILVGGKREKFEPARKVVGGFFVWANVERFGLISYSHSGFEKGSVKKDKKVMKEAFETGQKICRDD
- a CDS encoding ABC-F family ATP-binding cassette domain-containing protein, coding for MLLASLSNISKRFDSQIIVENASLAIQEGQKIGLVGNNGTGKTTLFNIISGIMRPDSGTVDFKKGTTVGYVAQELHEELELSLYDFCFLAYPKINDIRLQLISLEVQISRENPSEEILSEYHILTQEYEEMGGYRFETEAKIVLEGIGFNRMQMSRRLAIFSGGERNRAQVAAVLLGGYDLLLLDEPTNHLDINATIWLENYISGSKSAFLIISHDRRFLQNTAEKIAELSQGKLDPYHCRFDDYLEEREKKLKLAEHHYRHQREEIVRIEDFIRRNMAGQKTKQAQSRQKYLARMKRLEKPHRENTRPTFKILDGGRSFRQVVKVDDMVIGYDNVPLVDEIEFELTRGDRVGIIGPNGCGKTSLLKTLGGFLEPIAGEITIGGNVDIAYFDQELSDLNLQNDVLSELWEIDPLAESGRLRSFLARFGFIGEGVFKRVFQLSGGEKTKLSLAKILYHPANLLIFDEPTNHLDIVSIEALEEGLKEYNGTLIVVSHDRYFLDNVINHIFEISAGYMRKYLGNYSYYVEKSGPGNVTGKTVSVEKKAAYEEFKERGRRKSRYMKKLARLGEMIADGEARLTDLEKEEILIDKADWQKLNENHAARRELEEQILSWYLEKEQMEKEPPLD